In Dermacentor albipictus isolate Rhodes 1998 colony chromosome 6, USDA_Dalb.pri_finalv2, whole genome shotgun sequence, the following proteins share a genomic window:
- the LOC135913773 gene encoding uncharacterized protein isoform X2: MDSLRAPGPLNTTGEASKNWQTFKQRFELFLAASEPDDKKRSVSSKTALFLSVAGKQLLLADMLSRATTKTTACDLDSNDVEVHADNSTRVRRIAR; encoded by the exons ATGGATTCATTGAGAGCGCCTGGTCCCCTAAACACGACGGGAGAAGCGAGCAAGAATTGGCAGACGTTCAAGCAGAGATTCGAACTCTTCCTTGCGGCATCAGAACCGGATGACAAGAAGCGATCAGTGTCGTCGAAGACAGCGCTGTTTCTCAGTGTCGCAG GTAAGCAGCTCCTCCTGGCCGACATGCTGTCCCGTGCCACAACCAAGACAACGGCCTGCGACCTCGACAGCAACGATGTAGAGGTGCACGCC GACAACTCCACTCGAGTGCGGCGCATCGCCCGCTGA
- the LOC135913773 gene encoding uncharacterized protein isoform X3 → MDSLRAPGPLNTTGEASKNWQTFKQRFELFLAASEPDDKKRSVSSKTALFLSVAGKQLLLADMLSRATTKTTACDLDSNDVEDNSTRVRRIAR, encoded by the exons ATGGATTCATTGAGAGCGCCTGGTCCCCTAAACACGACGGGAGAAGCGAGCAAGAATTGGCAGACGTTCAAGCAGAGATTCGAACTCTTCCTTGCGGCATCAGAACCGGATGACAAGAAGCGATCAGTGTCGTCGAAGACAGCGCTGTTTCTCAGTGTCGCAG GTAAGCAGCTCCTCCTGGCCGACATGCTGTCCCGTGCCACAACCAAGACAACGGCCTGCGACCTCGACAGCAACGATGTAGAG GACAACTCCACTCGAGTGCGGCGCATCGCCCGCTGA
- the LOC135913773 gene encoding uncharacterized protein isoform X1 — protein MDSLRAPGPLNTTGEASKNWQTFKQRFELFLAASEPDDKKRSVSSKTALFLSVAGEDAIEIFNTLSFAEGEDKTDYATVIKKFDDYFKLQTNEVHERYLFRKRVQSQGEPFEHFLRDLKQQGRACNFGALQDSMVRDQIVYGSNDDKLREKLLRDCELTLQKAEHVCKAAETSALRQETWERGQKQVDTIRNACSNPKMAQAKMYKCFKCGRTHQPRDCLAYGRTCGKCQRRNHFAICCRATELVGEIQDHEDDLSVLEVSERAVISERDWMVRMNINNVSVELKVDTGSQVNLMPVGIYKRMRPSPEMKQSSVVLHSYGGDTIKHLGVIQTEVTLGDRTVPLEFFVVRKGRAILGLQATERLGLLSRVHSVSQDDCEEIVKEFRHIFTGTGCVNKVYHMVLRDNAEPLIQPVRRVPLALAEPLRGELERMEHAGIITKVTEPTDWVSSSSWPTCCPVPQPRQRPATSTATM, from the exons ATGGATTCATTGAGAGCGCCTGGTCCCCTAAACACGACGGGAGAAGCGAGCAAGAATTGGCAGACGTTCAAGCAGAGATTCGAACTCTTCCTTGCGGCATCAGAACCGGATGACAAGAAGCGATCAGTGTCGTCGAAGACAGCGCTGTTTCTCAGTGTCGCAGGTGAGGACGCCATCGAGATATTTAATACGCTGAGCTTCGCAGAAGGCGAAGACAAGACCGACTACGCGACGGTCATCAAGAAATTTGACGATTACTTCAAGCTGCAGACCAACGAAGTACATGAACGCTACCTATTTCGGAAGAGAGTTCAAAGCCAAGGTGAGCCATTTGAACACTTCCTGCGGGACCTGAAGCAACAGGGACGGGCGTGCAATTTCGGCGCGCTTCAGGATTCTATGGTCCGAGACCAGATTGTGTACGGAAGCAACGATGACAAGTTGAGAGAAAAGCTTCTCCGGGACTGTGAGTTGACATTGCAGAAGGCTGAGCACGTCTGCAAGGCAGCCGAAACATCGGCTCTCCGCCAAGAAACTTGGGAACGAGGTCAAAAGCAAGTAGACACCATTCGCAATGCATGCTCGAATCCAAAAATGGCGCAAGCCAAGATGTACAAATGCTTCAAGTGCGGACGCACGCATCAGCCTAGAGACTGTCTCGCGTACGGACGAACGTGCGGAAAATGCCAAAGGAGAAACCACTTTGCGATTTGCTGCAGAGCCACTGAGCTGGTCGGTGAAATTCAAGATCACGAAGATGACTTAAGCGTCTTAGAGGTGTCTGAAAGAGCCGTCATAAGCGAACGCGACTGGATGGTTCGAATGAACATCAATAACGTGTCGGTCGAACTAAAAGTGGATACAGGGTCTCAGGTCAATTTGATGCCCGTTGGAATATACAAAAGGATGCGACCAAGCCCTGAAATGAAGCAAAGTAGCGTGGTGCTACATTCGTACGGTGGAGACACGATCAAACATCTTGGAGTCATTCAAACGGAAGTAACGCTGGGTGACCGAACTGTTCCCCTCGAATTTTTCGTGGTGCGCAAAGGTCGCGCAATCCTAGGCCTACAAGCAACCGAGCGACTTGGACTGCTCTCGCGCGTCCACAGCGTATCACAGGACGACTGTGAAGAAATCGTGAAAGAATTTCGTCACATTTTCACTGGGACAGGCTGCGTGAACAAAGTGTATCACATGGTTCTTCGAGACAACGCCGAGCCACTCATTCAACCAGTTCGACGCGTACCGTTGGCCCTGGCAGAACCATTACGGGGTGAACTTGAGAGGATGGAGCACGCCGGAATCATCACAAAAGTCACCGAGCCTACTGACTGG GTAAGCAGCTCCTCCTGGCCGACATGCTGTCCCGTGCCACAACCAAGACAACGGCCTGCGACCTCGACAGCAACGATGTAG